In Eleginops maclovinus isolate JMC-PN-2008 ecotype Puerto Natales chromosome 10, JC_Emac_rtc_rv5, whole genome shotgun sequence, the following proteins share a genomic window:
- the slc16a12b gene encoding monocarboxylate transporter 12-B isoform X3: MADGKRRQRDVDGGWGWVIVGCCFMVTVCTRAVTRCISIFFVEFQAEFGADYAATAWIHSLVDCTTMLCAPLGSLVGNRWSCRVSVMLGGLLSSVGLLLSSFSNSLELLYLTMGVLTGLGFALCYTPSIVMVGSYFLQRRALAYGVAMSGSGIGTFVLAPAVQLLIERYSWRGALLLLSAFVSNMCVCGALLRPITAQEQEEQEEEGEKPGLVSLPDAELTLRLREPEDGIKVPDTIAPPAAEEALLHFLLPVQRGVPLPVAAGLPVPGRVFPVPGQRLQPPFRVPGPLCSERRRPTPAGGLPHVHPWGSGHCGERHLRVAHRQEVPEGVPPGLLRASRSDGGSLLPLRTAAAILPAARSLRRPLRILRRRLRGSHPRCDSGLGRSAVPVLGARRGLLPARHTLPPQPTGRRLAR, encoded by the exons ATGGCTGATGGGAAGCGTCGGCAGCGGGATGTGGACGGAGGCTGGGGCTGGGTGATCGTGGGCTGCTGCTTCATGGTGACAGTCTGCACCCGGGCGGTGACCAG GTGCATCTCCATCTTCTTCGTGGAGTTTCAGGCTGAGTTTGGAGCGGACTATGCAGCAACGGCGTGGATTCACAGCTTGGTGGACTGCACCACCATGCTGTGTg ctcctCTTGGCAGTCTGGTGGGGAATCGTTGGTCCTGCCGGGTGTCGGTGATGTTGGGGgggctcctctcctctgtcgggctgctgctcagctccttctccaacagccTGGAGCTGCTCTACCTCACCATGGGGGTCctgacag ggcTGGGCTTCGCGCTCTGCTACACCCCGTCTATCGTGATGGTGGGGAGCTACTTTCTCCAGCGGAGGGCTCTGGCGTATGGCGTGGCGATGTCGGGCTCGGGGATCGGGACCTTCGTGCTGGCGCCGGCCGTGCAGCTGCTGATCGAGCGCTATTCCTGGAGGGgggcgctgctgctgctcagcgcCTTCGTGTCCAACATGTGTGTCTGCGGGGCGCTGCTGCGGCCAATCACAGCGCAGGAGCAggaagagcaagaggaggagggggagaaaccGG GACTCGTGTCGCTGCCAGACGCCGAGCTCACCCTGAGGCTCAGAGAGCCGGAGGACGGCATCAAGGTGCCGGACACCATCGCCCCCCCCGCCGCAGAGGAGGCGCtgcttcacttcctgcttcctgtccagCGAGGAGTTCCGCTTCCTGTTGCTGCCGGACTTCCTGTGCCTGGCCGTGTCTTTCCTGTTCCTGGCCAGCGGCTGCAGCCTCCCTTTCGTGTACCTGGTCCCCTATGCTCTGAGCGCCGGCGTCCCACACCAGCAGGCGGCCTTCCTCATGTCCATCCTTGGGGTTCTGGACATTGTGGGGAACGTCACCTTCGGGTGGCTCACCGACAGGAG GTGCCTGAAGGCGTACCGCCTGGCCTGCTACGTGCTAGCCGTAGCGATGGAGGGTCTCTGCTGCCTCTTCGTACCGCTGCTGCGATCCTTCCCGCTGCTCGTTCCCTTCGCCGTCCTCTACGGATACTTCGACGGCGCCTACGTGGCTCTCATCCCCGTTGTGACAGCGGACTTGGTCGGAGCGCCGTACCTGTCCTCGGCGCTCGGCGTGGTTTACTTCCTGCACGCCATACCCTTCCTCCTCAGCCCACCGGTCGGAG GTTGGCTCGTTGA
- the slc16a12b gene encoding monocarboxylate transporter 12-B isoform X1, producing MADGKRRQRDVDGGWGWVIVGCCFMVTVCTRAVTRCISIFFVEFQAEFGADYAATAWIHSLVDCTTMLCAPLGSLVGNRWSCRVSVMLGGLLSSVGLLLSSFSNSLELLYLTMGVLTGLGFALCYTPSIVMVGSYFLQRRALAYGVAMSGSGIGTFVLAPAVQLLIERYSWRGALLLLSAFVSNMCVCGALLRPITAQEQEEQEEEGEKPGLVSLPDAELTLRLREPEDGIKVPDTIAPPAAEEALLHFLLPVQRGVPLPVAAGLPVPGRVFPVPGQRLQPPFRVPGPLCSERRRPTPAGGLPHVHPWGSGHCGERHLRVAHRQEGWCFCPRCLKAYRLACYVLAVAMEGLCCLFVPLLRSFPLLVPFAVLYGYFDGAYVALIPVVTADLVGAPYLSSALGVVYFLHAIPFLLSPPVGGWLVDVTGSYTPTFFLSGAALLTSAVVISAITGIHRCRRHLKASKHNPRPLCLPDQSQRSISSARAT from the exons ATGGCTGATGGGAAGCGTCGGCAGCGGGATGTGGACGGAGGCTGGGGCTGGGTGATCGTGGGCTGCTGCTTCATGGTGACAGTCTGCACCCGGGCGGTGACCAG GTGCATCTCCATCTTCTTCGTGGAGTTTCAGGCTGAGTTTGGAGCGGACTATGCAGCAACGGCGTGGATTCACAGCTTGGTGGACTGCACCACCATGCTGTGTg ctcctCTTGGCAGTCTGGTGGGGAATCGTTGGTCCTGCCGGGTGTCGGTGATGTTGGGGgggctcctctcctctgtcgggctgctgctcagctccttctccaacagccTGGAGCTGCTCTACCTCACCATGGGGGTCctgacag ggcTGGGCTTCGCGCTCTGCTACACCCCGTCTATCGTGATGGTGGGGAGCTACTTTCTCCAGCGGAGGGCTCTGGCGTATGGCGTGGCGATGTCGGGCTCGGGGATCGGGACCTTCGTGCTGGCGCCGGCCGTGCAGCTGCTGATCGAGCGCTATTCCTGGAGGGgggcgctgctgctgctcagcgcCTTCGTGTCCAACATGTGTGTCTGCGGGGCGCTGCTGCGGCCAATCACAGCGCAGGAGCAggaagagcaagaggaggagggggagaaaccGG GACTCGTGTCGCTGCCAGACGCCGAGCTCACCCTGAGGCTCAGAGAGCCGGAGGACGGCATCAAGGTGCCGGACACCATCGCCCCCCCCGCCGCAGAGGAGGCGCtgcttcacttcctgcttcctgtccagCGAGGAGTTCCGCTTCCTGTTGCTGCCGGACTTCCTGTGCCTGGCCGTGTCTTTCCTGTTCCTGGCCAGCGGCTGCAGCCTCCCTTTCGTGTACCTGGTCCCCTATGCTCTGAGCGCCGGCGTCCCACACCAGCAGGCGGCCTTCCTCATGTCCATCCTTGGGGTTCTGGACATTGTGGGGAACGTCACCTTCGGGTGGCTCACCGACAGGAG GGATGGTGTTTTTGTCCCAGGTGCCTGAAGGCGTACCGCCTGGCCTGCTACGTGCTAGCCGTAGCGATGGAGGGTCTCTGCTGCCTCTTCGTACCGCTGCTGCGATCCTTCCCGCTGCTCGTTCCCTTCGCCGTCCTCTACGGATACTTCGACGGCGCCTACGTGGCTCTCATCCCCGTTGTGACAGCGGACTTGGTCGGAGCGCCGTACCTGTCCTCGGCGCTCGGCGTGGTTTACTTCCTGCACGCCATACCCTTCCTCCTCAGCCCACCGGTCGGAG GTTGGCTCGTTGACGTCACAGGAAGCTACACTCCGACATTCTTCCTCAGCGGCGCCGCCCTGCTGACCAGCGCGGTTGTGATATCTGCCATCACCGGGATCCACCGCTGCCGCCGACACCTGAAGGCCTCCAAGCACAATCCCCGCCCTCTCTGCCTGCCTGACCAATCGCAGCGTTCCATCAGTTCGGCCAGGGCCACGTAG
- the slc16a12b gene encoding monocarboxylate transporter 12-B isoform X2: MLCAPLGSLVGNRWSCRVSVMLGGLLSSVGLLLSSFSNSLELLYLTMGVLTGLGFALCYTPSIVMVGSYFLQRRALAYGVAMSGSGIGTFVLAPAVQLLIERYSWRGALLLLSAFVSNMCVCGALLRPITAQEQEEQEEEGEKPGLVSLPDAELTLRLREPEDGIKVPDTIAPPAAEEALLHFLLPVQRGVPLPVAAGLPVPGRVFPVPGQRLQPPFRVPGPLCSERRRPTPAGGLPHVHPWGSGHCGERHLRVAHRQEGWCFCPRCLKAYRLACYVLAVAMEGLCCLFVPLLRSFPLLVPFAVLYGYFDGAYVALIPVVTADLVGAPYLSSALGVVYFLHAIPFLLSPPVGGWLVDVTGSYTPTFFLSGAALLTSAVVISAITGIHRCRRHLKASKHNPRPLCLPDQSQRSISSARAT; this comes from the exons ATGCTGTGTg ctcctCTTGGCAGTCTGGTGGGGAATCGTTGGTCCTGCCGGGTGTCGGTGATGTTGGGGgggctcctctcctctgtcgggctgctgctcagctccttctccaacagccTGGAGCTGCTCTACCTCACCATGGGGGTCctgacag ggcTGGGCTTCGCGCTCTGCTACACCCCGTCTATCGTGATGGTGGGGAGCTACTTTCTCCAGCGGAGGGCTCTGGCGTATGGCGTGGCGATGTCGGGCTCGGGGATCGGGACCTTCGTGCTGGCGCCGGCCGTGCAGCTGCTGATCGAGCGCTATTCCTGGAGGGgggcgctgctgctgctcagcgcCTTCGTGTCCAACATGTGTGTCTGCGGGGCGCTGCTGCGGCCAATCACAGCGCAGGAGCAggaagagcaagaggaggagggggagaaaccGG GACTCGTGTCGCTGCCAGACGCCGAGCTCACCCTGAGGCTCAGAGAGCCGGAGGACGGCATCAAGGTGCCGGACACCATCGCCCCCCCCGCCGCAGAGGAGGCGCtgcttcacttcctgcttcctgtccagCGAGGAGTTCCGCTTCCTGTTGCTGCCGGACTTCCTGTGCCTGGCCGTGTCTTTCCTGTTCCTGGCCAGCGGCTGCAGCCTCCCTTTCGTGTACCTGGTCCCCTATGCTCTGAGCGCCGGCGTCCCACACCAGCAGGCGGCCTTCCTCATGTCCATCCTTGGGGTTCTGGACATTGTGGGGAACGTCACCTTCGGGTGGCTCACCGACAGGAG GGATGGTGTTTTTGTCCCAGGTGCCTGAAGGCGTACCGCCTGGCCTGCTACGTGCTAGCCGTAGCGATGGAGGGTCTCTGCTGCCTCTTCGTACCGCTGCTGCGATCCTTCCCGCTGCTCGTTCCCTTCGCCGTCCTCTACGGATACTTCGACGGCGCCTACGTGGCTCTCATCCCCGTTGTGACAGCGGACTTGGTCGGAGCGCCGTACCTGTCCTCGGCGCTCGGCGTGGTTTACTTCCTGCACGCCATACCCTTCCTCCTCAGCCCACCGGTCGGAG GTTGGCTCGTTGACGTCACAGGAAGCTACACTCCGACATTCTTCCTCAGCGGCGCCGCCCTGCTGACCAGCGCGGTTGTGATATCTGCCATCACCGGGATCCACCGCTGCCGCCGACACCTGAAGGCCTCCAAGCACAATCCCCGCCCTCTCTGCCTGCCTGACCAATCGCAGCGTTCCATCAGTTCGGCCAGGGCCACGTAG
- the LOC134870658 gene encoding kinesin-like protein KIF20A — translation MMESCFGEKPERVGVVVEDIKRDLLEEFNALPAQDIVQSENLQVFLRVRPYTAAESESRDSQQHVIQECVTIEGPDTVVLRAPRTSQSKSLPQTAQRFTFTQVFDPEASQRKVFEGSVQGLVRDVLGGGNCLVFTYGVTNAGKTFTFLGPEHDSGLLPRSLSVIFNSIEGRLYPRSDLKPQRCRDFSRLTAEQEATESSSKRSLWRVLKESDRSQTSGRSTFLDGSSLSADSSVSEDSFCLDVGSNVRFSVWVSFCEIYNDNIHDLLEQVPSGQQRRTVLRLSQDIKGNSFIKDLRWVQVSSSEEAYRVMKIGRKNQSFSSTRLNQLSSRSHSIFSIRVLRIEDVGVPRVLGISELSLCDLAGSERCSRTQNRGERLKEAGNINSSLLTLGKCISAMRVNQHAKFQQHVPFRESKLTHFLQFFFCGAGRVSMVVNINRNAECFDETLNVLKFSALAQKVVVLSSRPVPVDDEPHRSALELSMIIDKADQCRKMGKRKSSMVAWETSLEDVMEDVMEDGEEEEEEEEEEEEEEESAMEGTVLEAGEEEDQDEGDRTMEEEENERGAQLRLLLEAQIREEVSSEFMELFNKMEKDYSEHLEKERELLEERAEKRVEILKKLVSKIGDLTASDKKEEQADLLEGIISSVTEDLEKIREDAQTVHRCLTEPTHTAELEALRLENQRSHDLLQEARESVQQQQQMVLTLTEVCEQKDDVISKLQSAMDATVEDTTRDRALVERRREEEEQEEQKRKRQREEEEERRPAKKRGSPVLEELIWQLQEENEKKDETIRELRESEERRRGREETEQRKREEELQEMKKEQILLQQKMQQLIGTKSADLDSCANCDSLFSSLELEQRETGRLKKENKALINGMFTLQTEVTSLQSKLREQTDASDSQSEELNTAKAHLRDLESQSEELNTAKARLQDLESQSEELNTAKARLQDLESQSEELNTAKARLWDVKSQSEEKAVSFNSLTQEVERLRQEVKDEEEHCGGRKFVSVLQDLQEESRAALQRSAEKSELIQDLQDERSRLQEHLITSENRCAELSEELSNQRAAFSQQLQGLRAELESERGALRGRLQEEEERGELLRAVLEKEELLDECRRETETLRKELERLKEELQSREEEEEEEEEENRQEEMLVVQRLKEELHSREEEEKENRQEEMLVVQQVKEELQSWEEEEKENRQEVILVVEELKGELQKLQERREEKERKGRQQQEFEAVRREVERLQRLKEEKGGAQAVCVSTLKPNTVDRKKTAKMTGRKRKSCEVQHLVFSENKRNRGRGSTRTNKQSSAVKEKCDGALQKIGGLIHSSPSILGSTAKSIMGLVSGHSVEKETVQRPKRGRRKLFKTDATLQDSPDTISGGANEEKESDHLIIKRQLRSKTVRK, via the exons ATGATGGAGTCTTGTTTTGGGGAGAAGCCGGAGAGAGTGGGCGTGGTGGTGGAGGACATCAAGAGAGACCTGCTGGAGGAGTTCAATGCTCTACCTGCAcag gacaTCGTTCAGTCGGAGAACCTGCAGGTCTTCCTGAGGGTCCGCCCTTACACTGCAGCAGAGAGCGAGAGCAGGGACTCACAG cagcatgtaataCAGGAGTGTGTGACCATCGAGGGGCCAGACACCGTGGTGCTGAGGGCCCCCCGCACCAGTCAGTCAAAGTCCCTCCCTCAGACAGCACAGAGGTTCACCTTcactcag GTGTTTGACCCCGAGGCGAGTCAGAGGAAGGTGTTCGAGGGCTCGGTCCAGGGTTTGGTCCGGGACGTTCTGGGTGGAGGAAACTGTCTGGTGTTCACATACGGAGTCACCAACGCCGGGAAGACCTTCACCTTCCTTG GTCCGGAGCATGACTCGGGTCTGTTGCctcgctctctgtctgtgaTCTTTAACAGCATCGAGGGTCGGCTGTATCCTCGCAGCGACCTGAAGCCGCAGCGCTGCAGGGACTTCAGCCGCCTGACGGCCGAGCAGGAGGCCACCGAGAGCAGCAGCAAGAGGAGCTTGTGGAGGGTGCTCAAAGAG agcgACAGAAGTCAGACGTCTGGAAGATCCACTTTCCTCGATG gctcGTCACTCAGCGCAGACAGCAGCGTCTCTGAGGACAGCTTCTGTCTCGATGTCGGTTCCAACGTCAGGTTCTCCGTCTGGGTCTCATTCTGCGAGATCTACAACGACAACATCCACGACCTGCTGgaacag GTCCCCAGCGGACAGCAGAGGAGGACGGTGCTGCGTCTGTCCCAGGACATCAAGGGGAACTCCTTCATCAAAG ACCTGCGCTGGGTGCAGGTGAGCAGCTCTGAGGAGGCGTACCGAGTGATGAAGATCGGTAGGAAGAACCAGAGTTTCTCCTCCACACGACTCAACCAGCTGTCCAGCAGGAG CCACAGCATCTTCTCCATCAGAGTCCTGCGCATCGAAGACGTCGGTGTTCCCAGAGTCCTCGGCATCAGCGA gttGTCTCTGTGTGACCTGGCCGGCTCTGAGCGTTGCTCCCGGACTCAGAACCGCGGGGAGCGTCTGAAGGAGGCGGGAAACATCAACAGCTCTCTGCTCACTCTGGGGAAATGCATCAGCGCCATGAGAGTCAACCAGCACGCCAA gTTTCAGCAGCACGTTCCCTTCAGGGAGTCGAAGCTCACTCACTTCCTGcagttcttcttctgtggtgccgGACGCGTCTCCATGGTGGTCAACATCAACAGGAATGCGGAGTGTTTCGACGAGACGCTCAACGTCCTCAAGTTCTCTGCTCTCGCTCAAAAG GTGGTGGTGCTGAGCTCCAGGCCAGTGCCGGTGGATGACGAACCCCACAGGTCGGCTCTGGAACTTTCCATGATCATCGACAAAGCAGATCAGTGCCGGAAGATGGGGAAAAGGAAGAGCTCGATGGTGGCATGGGAGACAAGTCTGGAGGACGTGATGGAGGACGTGATGGAGgacggggaggaggaggaggaggaggaggaggaggaggaggaggaggaggagagcgcCATGGAGGGAACAGTGCTGGAGGCCGGAGAGGAGGAAGACCAGGATGAGGGGGATAGGACcatggaggaagaagag AATGAAAGGGGGGCACAGCTGCGCCTCCTCCTCGAGGCTCAGATCAGAGAGGAGGTCAGCTCTGAGTTCATGGAGCTCTTCAACAAGATGGAGAAAGACTACAG cgagcatctggagaaagagagggagctgctggaggagcgAGCGGAGAAGAGGGTGGAGATCCTGAAGAAGCTCGTCAGTAAAATTGGCGACCTGACCGCCTCCGACAAAAAG GAGGAGCAGGCGGACCTGTTGGAGGGAATCATCAGCTCAGTGACTGAAGACCTGGAGAAAATCAGAGAGGACGCTCAGACGGTCCACCGCTGTCTGActgaacccacacacactgcag AACTGGAGGCGCTGCGATTGGAGAATCAGCGATCACATGACCTGCTGCAGGAGGCCCGGGAG agcgtgcagcagcagcaacagatgGTGTTGACGCTGACAGAGGTTTGCGAGCAGAAAGACGATGTCATCAGCAAGCTGCAGAGCGCCATGGACGCCACCGTGGAGGACACCACCAGAGAC AGAGCTCTGGtggaaaggaggagggaggaagaagagcaggaagagcagaaaaggaaacgccagcgagaggaagaggaggagagaagaccAGCGAAAAAGAGAG ggtCTCCGGTGCTGGAGGAGCTGATCTGGCAACTGCAGGAGGAGAACGAGAAGAAAGATGAAACCATCAGGGAGCTGAGAGAGagcgaggagaggaggagagggagggaggagacagagcagagaaagagggaggaggagctgcaggagatgAAGAAAGAGCAGATCCTCCTGCAGCAGAAGATGCAGCAGCTCATAGGTACGAAATCCGCAG acCTGGACTCGTGTGCTAACTGTGACTCGCTGTTCTCCTCCCTGGAGTTGGAGCAGAGGGAGACCGGAAGActgaagaaggaaaacaaagctCTGATCAACGGGATGTTCACCCTGCAGACGGAG GTGACCAGTCTCCAGAGCAAGCTCAGAGAGCAGACTGACGCGtctgacagccaatcagaggagctCAACACGGCAAAGGCCCACCTCCGGGACCTggagagccaatcagaggagcTCAACACGGCAAAGGCCCGCCTCCAAGACCTGGAAAGCCAATCAGAGGAGCTCAACACGGCAAAGGCCCGCCTACAGGACCTggagagccaatcagaggagcTCAACACGGCAAAGGCCCGCCTATGGGATGTCAaaagccaatcagaggagaAGGCTGTCAGCTTCAACAGCCTGACGCAGGAGGTGGAGCGTCTGAGACAAGAAGTCAAG GACGAGGAGGAGCACTGTGGCGGCAGGAAGTTTGTCTCGGTGCTGCAggacctgcaggaggagagtcGGGCGGCACTGCAGAGGTCAGCGGAGAAATCTGAACTGATCCAAGATCTGCAGGACGAGAGGAGCCGGCTGCAGGAACACCTCATCACCAG TGAGAACAGGTGTGCTGAGCTCAGTGAGGAGTtatccaatcagagagcagcatTCAGCCAGCAGCTGCAGGGCCTCAGGGCGGAGCTGGAGTCTGAACGCGGAGCTCTGCGGGGGAGactacaggaggaggaggagagaggag AACTCCTCAGAGCCGTGTTGGAGAAGGAGGAGCTTTTAGACGAGTGTCGCAGAGAGACGGAGACTCTGAGAAaag AGCTGGAGCGGCtgaaggaggagctgcagagccgggaggaagaagaggaggaggaggaggaggagaacagacaggaagagatgcTGGTGGTTCAGCGGCTGAAGGAGGAACTGCACAGccgggaggaagaggagaaggagaacagacaggaagagatgcTGGTGGTTCAGCAGGtgaaggaggagctgcagagctgggaggaagaggagaaggagaacagACAGGAGGTAATTCTAGTGGTTGAGGAACTGAAGGGGGAGCTTcagaagctgcaggagaggagggaggagaaggaaaggaaggggaggcagcagcaggagttTGAGGCTGTgaggagagaggtggagagactgcagagactgaaggaggagaaaggaggcgCTCAG gctgtgtgtgtctctactcTGAAACCCAACACGGTCGACAGGAAGAAAACTGCCAAAATGAccgggaggaagaggaagagctgtgaagtgcag caccTGGTGTTCAGTGAGAACAagaggaacagagggagagggagcaCACGGACCAACAAACAG agtTCTGCGGTGAAGGAGAAGTGTGACGGCGCTCTGCAGAAGATCGGCGGTTTGATCCACAGCTCTCCCTCCATCCTGGGCAGCACAG ctaaaAGCATCATGGGGCTGGTGAGCGGTCACTCTGTGGAGAAAGAGACGGTGCAGAGACCCAAACGAGGACGCAGGAAACTGTTCAAGACGGACGCCACGCTGCAGGACTCCCCGGATACA ATATCTGGAGGAGCGAATGAGGAGAAGGAGAGCGATCACCTGATCATCAAGAGACAGCTGCGGTCCAAGACCGTCAGGAAGTGA
- the bbs1 gene encoding Bardet-Biedl syndrome 1 protein isoform X2: protein MSSGESCGDGGKWLEAHYDPVAGLFSFSSCVDLADLSGDGESRLVVGDLGTGGGGMKLKVYRGTALMSESSLLDLPSGLVAFFMDLHEPRIPAVAVASGPCVYVYKNLRPYFKFTLPGLQVNTLEQDVWRQVREGHIDPLTLKEMLESIRKTADVPLSVRSLRFLSLDTNDMDDFVQLHKQQPIRRQTVITCIGTLKKSTADEDGVSCLVIGTENCDIFVLDPEAFIILCTMSLPSPPTMMDVTGQFDVEFRITVVCRNGNIYILRR, encoded by the exons ATGTCCTCGGGGGAGTCCTGTGGTGATGGAGGGAAGTGGCTGGAGGCCCACTACGACCCGGTGGCCGGGCTCTTCAGCTTCTCGTCCTGCGTGGACCTGGCCGACCTGAGCGGTGACGGGGAGAGTCGCCTGGTGGTGGGCGACCTGGGCACGGGTGGGGGGGGCATGAAGCTGAAGGTGTACCGCGGTACGGCGTTGATGAGCGAAAGCTCGCTGCTGGACCTGCCCTCCGGACTCGTGGCCTTCTTCATGGACCTCCATGAGCCGCGGATCCCCGCCGTGGCCGTGGCGTCCGGACCCTGCGTCTACGTCTACAAGAACCTGAGACCCTACTTTAAGTTCACTCTGCCGGGGCTGCAGGTCAACACGCTGGAGCAG gaTGTGTGGCGGCAGGTGAGGGAAGGTCACATCGACCCCCTGACCCTGAAGGAGATGCTGGAGAGCATCAGGAAGACGGCCGACGTGCCGCTGTCCGTCCGCTCGCTCAGGTTCCTGTCGCTCGACACCAATGACATGGACGACTTCGTGCAGCTGCACaaacagcagccaatcagacgcCAG ACCGTCATCACCTGCATCGGGACACTGAAGAAGAGCACGGCGGACGAGGACGGTGTCAGCTGTCTGGTGATCGGCACGGAGAACTGCGACATCTTCGTGCTCGACCCCGAGgccttcatcatcctctgcaCA ATGTCGCTGCCATCCCCCCCCACCATGATGGATGTTACCGGGCAGTTTGACGTTGAGTTTCGCATCACGGTGGTGTGTCGCAACGGAAACATCTACATCCTGCGCAGGTGA
- the bbs1 gene encoding Bardet-Biedl syndrome 1 protein isoform X1 — protein sequence MSSGESCGDGGKWLEAHYDPVAGLFSFSSCVDLADLSGDGESRLVVGDLGTGGGGMKLKVYRGTALMSESSLLDLPSGLVAFFMDLHEPRIPAVAVASGPCVYVYKNLRPYFKFTLPGLQVNTLEQDVWRQVREGHIDPLTLKEMLESIRKTADVPLSVRSLRFLSLDTNDMDDFVQLHKQQPIRRQTVITCIGTLKKSTADEDGVSCLVIGTENCDIFVLDPEAFIILCTVNPMSKLLNWSRGWKIPFVESVTSSTAAGIRSISESSCQSCAAPCTWKHVKAERFKLLNKCYSRWKPYRLFWPEGSDPTRGSGLLQL from the exons ATGTCCTCGGGGGAGTCCTGTGGTGATGGAGGGAAGTGGCTGGAGGCCCACTACGACCCGGTGGCCGGGCTCTTCAGCTTCTCGTCCTGCGTGGACCTGGCCGACCTGAGCGGTGACGGGGAGAGTCGCCTGGTGGTGGGCGACCTGGGCACGGGTGGGGGGGGCATGAAGCTGAAGGTGTACCGCGGTACGGCGTTGATGAGCGAAAGCTCGCTGCTGGACCTGCCCTCCGGACTCGTGGCCTTCTTCATGGACCTCCATGAGCCGCGGATCCCCGCCGTGGCCGTGGCGTCCGGACCCTGCGTCTACGTCTACAAGAACCTGAGACCCTACTTTAAGTTCACTCTGCCGGGGCTGCAGGTCAACACGCTGGAGCAG gaTGTGTGGCGGCAGGTGAGGGAAGGTCACATCGACCCCCTGACCCTGAAGGAGATGCTGGAGAGCATCAGGAAGACGGCCGACGTGCCGCTGTCCGTCCGCTCGCTCAGGTTCCTGTCGCTCGACACCAATGACATGGACGACTTCGTGCAGCTGCACaaacagcagccaatcagacgcCAG ACCGTCATCACCTGCATCGGGACACTGAAGAAGAGCACGGCGGACGAGGACGGTGTCAGCTGTCTGGTGATCGGCACGGAGAACTGCGACATCTTCGTGCTCGACCCCGAGgccttcatcatcctctgcaCAGTAAACCCAATGTCCAAGCTCCTAAACTGGTCCAGAGGTTGGAAGATTCCCTTTGTCGAGTCTGTAACCAGTAGCACAGCTGCTGGGATTAGGTCCATCAGTGAGTCCAGCTGCCAGAGCTGTGCTGCTCCCTGCACCTGGAAACACGTTAAGGCAGAACGTTTTAAGCTTCTGAACAAATGTTACAGTCGCTGGAAACCTTACCGTCTCTTTTGGCCGGAAGGATCAGATCCTACCCGGGGCTCGGGTCTGCTCCAGCTGTAG